A window of Cryptomeria japonica chromosome 3, Sugi_1.0, whole genome shotgun sequence contains these coding sequences:
- the LOC131044700 gene encoding uncharacterized protein LOC131044700 encodes MPKMWGIERNSSYYRVVGHLCGIKGRGIKKCLGKDGKPILEEIVMKYIREHEEAEEREARRLSQTAPKKTRGNPDVVVEDHPFFSTNEPESEPPLTHKRTKGPLEIAFQNESRDTVDQDVERYICANGLAFNVVRSPYWKQMIKSVNEAPRGCKGPGNEKVRGTLLDKEVKRVEDALKPIRDSWVDTGVTIVSDEWKDAKNRPLINVITVSPKGAMFLKVVDCEGQVKDGQFIAEILISAIESVGPRNVVQVITDNARNCRAAGLLGEERYDHIFWTPCAVHSLNLMLQRIGTKIKWIRDVYVEAEDI; translated from the coding sequence ATGCCAAAGATGTGgggtattgaacgtaatagttcatattatcgggtggtaggccatttgtgtggaataaaaggaagaggcatcaaaaaatgccttgGAAAAGATGGTAAACCTATACTAGAAGagatagtgatgaaatatattagggagcatgaggaggCTGAAGAGAGAGAAGCTCGTAGATTGAGTCAAACCgcaccaaagaaaacaaggggtAATCCCGAtgttgtagtagaagaccaccccttcttttccacaaatgaacctgaaagtgaaccacccttgacacacAAAAGAACGAAGGGGCCTTTAGAAAttgcatttcaaaatgagagtagagacactGTTGACCAAGATGTAGAAAGGTACATTtgtgcaaatgggttggctttcaatgttgttcgctccccatattggaagcaaatgataaaaagtgttaatgaagctccaagagggtgTAAGGGCCCAGGtaatgagaaggtacgtggaacattattggacaaagaggtgaaaagggttgaagatgcattgaaacccataagggattcatgggttgatacaggtgtaacaattgtttcagatgagtggaaagatgctaaaaatcgtcccttgatcaatgtcataacggtgtcccctaaaggggcaatgtttttgaaagttgtggattgtgagggccaagtaaaagatggccaatttattgcagaaattctcatctccgccattgagtcagtgggaccccgcaatgttgtccaagtcataacagacaatgcaagaaattgtagagctgctggtttgttgggtGAAGAACGTTATgatcacattttttggacaccttgtgcagtccattcactcaatcttatgctacaaaggattgggactAAAATAAAATGGATTAGAGATGTGTATGTAGAGGCTGAGGACAtctag